One window of the Chitinophagales bacterium genome contains the following:
- a CDS encoding ABC transporter permease produces MSSIWIIAKKELNTFFDALTAYVLLIIFLGMSGFFTWIYGSDVFMSGQVSMQPFFSIAYWTLSFFIPAVTMRMLAEEKRTGTIELLQTKALSDTQIVLGKAFACLALICIALLLTLPYYFTLTRLGEVDHGAVICGYLGLILMSCAYIGIGLFASSISNNQIVSFLTALLIGVFFLIIFEVLSNNVGGTAAQLFHYLSISMHFESMSRGVLDIQDITYFLLLSTCGIVLSVAVLSKRNIVE; encoded by the coding sequence ATGTCTTCTATCTGGATTATAGCTAAAAAGGAACTCAATACATTTTTTGATGCTTTAACAGCCTATGTACTTCTGATCATATTTCTGGGCATGAGTGGTTTTTTCACCTGGATATATGGCTCTGATGTCTTTATGAGCGGACAGGTGAGTATGCAGCCATTTTTCTCCATTGCTTACTGGACCCTTTCCTTTTTTATTCCCGCAGTTACAATGCGTATGCTTGCAGAAGAAAAACGTACAGGTACCATTGAATTGCTACAGACGAAAGCGCTAAGTGATACGCAAATAGTATTGGGAAAAGCGTTTGCTTGTCTTGCACTCATATGCATTGCACTATTGCTTACATTGCCTTATTATTTTACATTGACCCGCTTAGGAGAAGTGGATCACGGTGCAGTGATTTGCGGGTATCTGGGGCTAATACTGATGAGCTGTGCCTATATAGGAATAGGTTTATTTGCCAGCAGTATCAGCAATAATCAAATTGTGTCATTTCTCACTGCACTTTTAATAGGGGTGTTTTTCCTGATCATATTTGAAGTACTTAGTAATAATGTTGGAGGTACAGCTGCTCAACTATTTCATTATCTGAGCATCTCCATGCATTTTGAATCTATGAGCAGGGGAGTGTTGGATATTCAGGATATTACCTATTTTTTATTGCTTTCTACCTGTGGAATAGTATTGTCCGTAGCTGTTTTGAGTA
- a CDS encoding T9SS type A sorting domain-containing protein produces the protein MKSIFSFIIITLFLAFQTSAETEKYRLMWRDDPSTTICIGWVQNGGDTATVYFDTTDHDGNLAAFKDSFSVDRFVSHKGMDHRFSRISGLQPNTAYYFYIEDADGSSDIFWFKTAPYNSYETLSIIAGGDSRNNRTPRQKANRLVSKLRPHAVLFGGDMTDDNTDAEWKEWLDDWQLTIGEDGRMIPIIAARGNHEQSNDDIIDIFDTPGGDVYYALNFGGDLLRAYTLNSMIFSGNAQNNWLENDLSTNSQVIWKMAQYHFPMRPHTSGKFDNQLQYSSWAQSFYDHHLQLAVECDAHTVKTTWPIIPDSGPNHDEGFLRDDVNGTVYTGEGCWGAPLRDNDDDKSWTRSSGKFNQFKWILIDRYKIELRTIKVDNGDSVGTLNDHDIRRAPANLDVWDPGNGDTVVIIKNSDLSAPGISLIEPVDYSLFPNLDPINIEASVEDNNSVGIQKVEFFVDGEKIDSIAGGASPYNTQWTPPDFGEYIIKARVEDSLGEYMTKSSLITVDKSISIDDPTEELEYTLSPNPVSNRLFISCKNCENTPDHIRIYDISGKMIKNYTVLNEQNNILNLNFLDSGIYIVEINSKSVTFSSKIVKL, from the coding sequence ATGAAATCAATATTCAGTTTTATCATCATTACTCTATTTCTGGCATTTCAAACTTCTGCGGAAACAGAAAAGTACCGTTTGATGTGGCGTGATGATCCATCCACAACTATATGTATTGGCTGGGTACAGAATGGCGGAGACACTGCCACTGTTTATTTCGACACCACTGATCATGACGGTAATTTAGCCGCTTTTAAAGATTCGTTTAGTGTTGATCGTTTTGTAAGCCACAAAGGAATGGATCACCGCTTTTCAAGAATCAGTGGTTTACAGCCTAATACCGCTTACTATTTTTACATAGAGGATGCTGATGGTAGCAGTGATATTTTTTGGTTTAAGACAGCCCCGTACAATTCTTATGAAACGCTCTCAATTATAGCCGGAGGTGATTCGCGCAACAACCGCACACCGCGACAAAAAGCCAATCGCCTTGTAAGCAAATTGCGGCCACATGCCGTTTTGTTTGGCGGTGATATGACTGACGACAACACAGATGCGGAATGGAAAGAATGGCTGGATGATTGGCAACTTACGATAGGTGAAGATGGCAGAATGATCCCAATAATTGCAGCAAGAGGAAATCACGAGCAATCTAACGATGATATTATTGATATTTTCGACACCCCGGGTGGAGATGTTTATTATGCATTGAATTTTGGCGGAGATTTGTTAAGAGCCTATACATTGAACAGTATGATTTTTTCCGGCAATGCCCAAAACAATTGGTTGGAAAACGATTTGAGTACTAATTCACAGGTTATTTGGAAAATGGCACAATACCACTTCCCCATGCGTCCTCACACCTCAGGAAAATTTGACAATCAATTGCAATATTCAAGTTGGGCACAATCGTTTTACGATCACCATTTGCAATTGGCCGTTGAGTGTGATGCACATACTGTGAAAACGACCTGGCCTATAATACCTGATTCCGGCCCCAATCATGATGAGGGCTTTTTAAGAGATGATGTAAATGGCACGGTCTATACCGGTGAAGGCTGTTGGGGAGCACCTTTGCGCGATAATGATGATGACAAAAGCTGGACGCGAAGTTCCGGTAAGTTCAACCAGTTTAAATGGATATTGATTGATCGCTATAAAATTGAATTGAGAACTATAAAAGTTGACAATGGCGATTCAGTTGGAACGCTCAATGACCATGATATTCGCAGAGCTCCTGCAAACCTGGATGTTTGGGATCCGGGCAATGGCGATACAGTGGTGATTATTAAAAATTCCGACCTGAGTGCACCGGGAATCAGTTTGATAGAGCCTGTTGATTACAGTCTTTTCCCGAATTTGGATCCCATTAATATTGAAGCTTCAGTAGAAGACAACAATAGCGTGGGAATACAAAAAGTGGAATTTTTTGTTGATGGAGAAAAGATAGACTCCATTGCAGGCGGTGCCTCACCATACAATACACAATGGACACCACCCGATTTTGGTGAGTATATAATTAAGGCAAGAGTAGAAGACAGTTTGGGTGAATACATGACAAAATCAAGTTTGATTACTGTTGATAAAAGCATTTCTATAGATGATCCAACAGAAGAATTGGAATATACCCTCTCTCCCAATCCGGTTTCAAACCGCTTGTTTATTTCTTGCAAAAATTGTGAAAACACTCCTGATCATATTCGGATTTATGATATTTCCGGTAAGATGATAAAGAATTATACTGTATTGAATGAGCAGAACAATATTTTAAATTTGAATTTTTTAGATTCTGGTATTTATATTGTGGAAATTAATTCTAAATCTGTTACATTTAGCAGCAAAATTGTCAAACTCTAA
- a CDS encoding ATP-binding cassette domain-containing protein codes for MDIKVENLSKIYGAQKAVDDISFEVKTGEILGFLGPNGAGKSTTMKIITCYIAASKGIVKVGNYNNLEHQEAIKKHIGYLPENNPLYPEMPVTEFLEFMAALQGVPTKHIPDKVKQMIKICGLDIEKHKRIVQLSKGYRQRVGLAQAMIHDPEVLILDEPTSGLDPNQIVEIRKLIRELGREKTVILSTHILPEVEATCDRILIINKGKVVADGTADTLRKQAQGQELLKIQIEGAAQNDIFSKIKALDTIDKVTLEENCFMLQSKPGESSRKAVFKLCVDQNWILTELTPLETKLEDVFGQLTNN; via the coding sequence ATGGATATAAAAGTTGAAAATCTGAGTAAGATTTACGGAGCTCAAAAGGCAGTGGATGATATTTCCTTTGAGGTTAAAACAGGTGAGATACTCGGTTTTCTGGGTCCCAACGGAGCAGGGAAATCTACAACTATGAAGATTATTACCTGTTATATAGCAGCATCAAAAGGGATTGTTAAGGTAGGCAATTACAATAACCTTGAACATCAGGAAGCAATCAAAAAACATATTGGCTATTTGCCTGAAAACAATCCGCTTTATCCCGAAATGCCGGTAACAGAATTTCTTGAATTTATGGCCGCATTACAGGGTGTTCCAACAAAACATATTCCCGACAAGGTCAAACAAATGATAAAAATTTGCGGTCTTGATATAGAAAAACACAAACGCATAGTCCAGTTATCAAAAGGCTACAGGCAAAGAGTTGGGCTGGCACAAGCCATGATCCACGATCCGGAAGTTTTGATTCTTGATGAACCAACATCTGGTTTAGATCCCAATCAAATAGTGGAAATCAGAAAATTGATCAGGGAACTGGGCAGGGAAAAAACAGTAATCCTGAGCACACATATTTTGCCCGAGGTAGAAGCTACATGCGACCGTATCTTGATTATCAATAAAGGTAAAGTTGTAGCTGATGGCACAGCAGATACATTAAGAAAGCAGGCCCAAGGCCAGGAGCTTTTAAAAATACAAATTGAAGGTGCAGCGCAGAATGATATTTTTTCTAAAATAAAAGCGCTCGATACTATAGATAAAGTCACTTTGGAGGAAAATTGTTTTATGTTGCAAAGCAAGCCCGGTGAGAGTTCACGTAAGGCGGTATTTAAATTATGTGTAGATCAGAACTGGATATTAACTGAGCTGACACCACTGGAAACTAAATTAGAAGATGTTTTTGGACAATTGACAAATAATTAA